One Colius striatus isolate bColStr4 chromosome 7, bColStr4.1.hap1, whole genome shotgun sequence DNA segment encodes these proteins:
- the FEN1 gene encoding flap endonuclease 1 — MGIHGLAKLIADVSPGAIRENDIKAYFGRKVAIDASMSIYQFLIAVRQGAEALHNEEGETTSHLVGMFYRTIRMVENGIKPVYVFDGKPPQLKSGELAKRTERRAEAEKQLQEAREAGEEESVEKYSKRLVKVTQQHTDECKKLLRLMGIPYVEAPGEAEASCAALVKAGKVYAAATEDMDCLTFGSPVLMRHLTASEAKKLPIQEFHLNRILQDLDLTWEQFVDLCILLGCDYCESIRGIGPKRAVELIREHKSIERIVQQIDTKKYPLPENWLHKEAQKLFLEPDVVNPSAVELKWTEPDEEQLVEFMCGEKQFNEERIRSGVKRLSKSRQGSTQGRLDDFFKVTGSITSAKRKEPETKGSAKKKAKTGTSKPKKSK; from the coding sequence ATGGGAATCCACGGACTGGCCAAGCTCATTGCCGACGTGTCTCCCGGCGCCATCCGGGAGAACGACATCAAGGCGTACTTCGGGCGGAAGGTGGCCATCGACGCCTCCATGAGCATCTACCAGTTCCTGATCGCCGTGCGGCAGGGGGCCGAGGCGCTGCACAACGAGGAGGGCGAGACCACCAGCCACCTGGTGGGCATGTTCTACCGCACCATCCGCATGGTGGAGAACGGCATCAAGCCCGTCTACGTCTTCGACGGCAAACCCCCGCAGCTCAAGTCCGGGGAGCTGGCCAAACGCACCGAGCGCCGGGCCGAGGCCGAGAAACAGCTGCAGGAGGCTCGGGAAGCCGGGGAGGAGGAAAGCGTGGAGAAGTACAGCAAGAGGTTGGTCAAAGTGACCCAGCAGCACACTGACGAGTGCAAGAAGTTGTTGAGGTTGATGGGCATTCCCTACGTGGAGGCGCCCGGGGAGGCCGAAGCCAGCTGCGCCGCCTTGGTGAAGGCCGGGAAGGTGTACGCGGCTGCCACAGAGGACATGGACTGCCTGACCTTCGGCAGCCCCGTCCTCATGCGCCACCTGACGGCCAGCGAGGCCAAGAAGCTGCCCATCCAGGAGTTCCACCTGAACCGCATTCTGCAGGACCTGGACCTGACCTGGGAGCAGTTTGTGGACCTTTGCATCCTCCTGGGCTGCGACTACTGCGAGAGCATCCGCGGCATCGGGCCCAAGCGCGCCGTGGAGCTCATCAGGGAGCACAAAAGCATCGAGAGGATCGTCCAGCAGATAGACACCAAGAAGTACCCTCTGCCCGAGAACTGGCTGCACAAAGAGGCCCAGAAGCTCTTCCTGGAGCCGGACGTGGTGAACCCCAGCGCCGTGGAGCTGAAGTGGACGGAGCCGGACGAAGAGCAGCTGGTGGAGTTCATGTGTGGGGAGAAGCAGTTCAACGAGGAGAGGATCCGCAGCGGGGTCAAGAGGCTGAGCAAGAGCCGTcagggcagcacccagggcCGGCTCGACGACTTCTTCAAGGTGACGGGTTCCATCACCTCAGCCAAGCGCAAGGAGCCGGAGACCAAGGGCTCGGCCAAGAAGAAAGCCAAGACCGGCACCAGCAAGCCCAAGAAGAGCAAGTAG
- the TMEM258 gene encoding transmembrane protein 258, producing MELEAMSRYTSPVNPAVFPHLTVVLLAIGMFFTAWFFVYEVTSTKYTRDIYKELLISLVASLFMGFGVLFLLLWVGIYV from the exons ATG GAGCTGGAGGCCATGAGCAGATACACCAGCCCGGTGAACCCGGCCGTCTTCCCGCACCTCACCGTGGTGCTGCTGGCCATCGGCATGTTCTTCACCGCCTGGTTCTTCGT CTACGAGGTGACTTCTACCAAGTACACGCGGGATATCTACAAGGAGCTGCTGATCTCGCTGGTGGCTTCGCTCTTCATGGGCTTCGGCGtcctcttcctgctgctgtgggtcGGCATCTACGTGTGA